One region of Chanodichthys erythropterus isolate Z2021 chromosome 17, ASM2448905v1, whole genome shotgun sequence genomic DNA includes:
- the LOC137004344 gene encoding zinc finger protein 135-like: protein MDCIKEEIEDMSDPEPSRVKHEETEEQIDWMEMKPQKQELNEAEEEKQSIKTQRTKANKPHTCSQCGKSFTQKGNLKIHIGVHTGARPYTCTQCGKSFRRKGVLNAHIRVHTGEKPYTCTQCGKSFRRKGVLNAHIRVHTGEKPYTCTQCGKSFSQKDNLNVHIRVHTGEKPFNCDQCGKDFISSSNLKQHLKVHSGERPYVCSFCGKSFSRMDDFKMHQKIHNEVRDHVCCDCGKGFIRAEHLKQHQRTHTGEKPYKCSSCDKSYTQSAHLKIHERVHTGEKPHHCTQCEKSFTYLIDLKNHLLRHSGEKPFHCDQCGKEFISSSHLKKHLKVHSGVKPYVCSLCGKSFLWLKSFKQHQKIHNEVSDHVCCDCGKSFIRAYQLKQHQIIHTGEKL, encoded by the exons ATGGACTGTATTAAAGAAGAGATTGAagacatgagtgatccagaaccatCCAGAGTAAAAcatgaagaaactgaggaacaaaTAG acTGGATGGAGATGAAACCGCAAAAACAAGAACTGAATGAAGCAGAGGAGGAAAAGCAGAGCATCAAAACTCAAAGAACAAAAGCTAATAAGCCGCACacatgctctcagtgtggaaagagtttcacacaaaaaggaaaccttaagaTACACATAGGAGTTCACACTGGAGCGAGACCGtatacatgcactcagtgtggaaaaagtttcagaAGAAAAGGAGTGCTTAATGCACACAtaagagttcatactggagagaaaccgtatacatgcactcagtgtggaaaaagtttcagaAGAAAAGGAGTGCTTAATGCACACAtaagagttcatactggagagaaaccgtatacatgcactcagtgtggaaagagttttagtCAAAAAGACAACCTTAATGTACACAtaagagttcacactggagagaagccatttaactgtgatcagtgtggtaaaGATTTTATTTCGTCATCAAATCTAAAACAACACCTGAAAGTTCATTCAGGTGAGAGGCCTTATGTTTGTTCTttctgtggaaagagtttttcacggATGGATGACTTTAAAATGCATCAGAAAATACATAATGAAGTGAGAGATCATGTGTGTTGTGACTGTGGGAAGGGCTTTATTAGAGCTGAGCATCTGAAACAGCACCAAAGAActcatactggagaaaaaccttacaagtgctcaTCTTGTGACAAGAGTTACACTCAGTCTGCACACCTGAAAATACATGAgcgagttcatactggagagaagccgcacCACTGTACTCAGTGTGAGAAGAGTTTCACATATTTAATTGATCTCAAGAATCATCTGCTCCGTCACTCTGGAGAAAAACCATTTcactgtgatcagtgtggtaaaGAGTTTATTTCATCATCACATCTAAAAAAACATCTGAAAGTTCATTCCGGTGTAAAGCCTTATGTGTGTTCtctctgtggaaagagttttttatGGCTAAAAAGTTTTAAACAGCACCAGAAAATACATAATGAAGTGAGCGATCATGTGTGTTGTGactgtgggaagagcttcaTTAGAGCTTATCAACTAAAACAGCACCAAataattcatactggagaaaaactATAG
- the LOC137004350 gene encoding zinc finger protein 271-like, which translates to MEFIKEEIEDMNISEPSRIKHEDTEEQIDWMEMKPQKHELNEAEEEKQSIKTQRTKDNKPHTCSQCGKSFSRKGNLKIHMRIHIGEKLFTCTQCGKGFAGESGLINHLRIHSGEKHCDRCGKDFNSSSNLKKHLKVHSDERTFVCSLCGMRFSSLYHFKLHKKTHKEVRDHVCLECGKSFTTAGELKQHQRIHTGEKPYKCSYCDKSFTRSENLKVHERVHTGEKPYHCTQCEKCFKSKTDLKNHLLRHSGEKPFNCDQCGKKFISSSHLKQHLNVHSGERPYLCSFCGKSFSWLDSLKLHQKSHNGVRDHLCSECGKSFIRADYLKEHQRIHTGEKPYKCSSCDKSFAQSAHLKSHERVHTGEKPYCCTRCEKSFRHLSSLLTRVKIRCK; encoded by the exons atggagtttattaaagaggagattgAAGACATGAATATTTCAGAACCAtccagaataaaacatgaagatactgaggaacaaataG actGGATGGAGATGAAACCGCAAAAACATGAACTGAATGAAGCAGAGGAGGAAAAGCAGAGCATCAAAactcaaagaacaaaagataaTAAGCCACAcacctgctctcagtgtggaaagagttttagtCGAAAAGGAAACCTTAAGATACACATGAGGATTCACATTGGAGAAAAACTGtttacatgcactcagtgtggaaagggtTTTGCTGGTGAATCAGGTCTCATAAATCATCTGCGCATTCACTCTGGAGAAAAACATTGTGATCGGTGTGGTAAAGATTTTAATTCGTCATCAAATCTAAAAAAACACCTAAAAGTTCATTCAGATGAAAGGACTTTTGTGTGTTCTCTCTGTGGAATGAGATTTTCAAGTCTTTATCATTTTAAACTGCACAAGAAAACACATAAAGAAGTGAGGGATCATGTGTGTTTGgagtgtgggaagagctttacTACAGCTGGTGAACTGAAACAGCACcaaagaattcatactggagaaaaaccttacaagtgctcaTATTGTGACAAGAGTTTCACTCGTTCTGAAAACCTGAAAGTACATGAgcgagttcatactggagagaagccgtaccaCTGTACTCAGTGTGAGAAGTGTTTCAAATCTAAAACTGATCTCAAGAATCATCTACTTCGTCACTCTGGAGAAAAGCCATTtaactgtgatcagtgtggtaaaaaatttatttcatcatcacatttaaaacaacaccTAAACGTTCATTCAGGTGAAAGGCCTTATCTGTGTTCTttctgtggaaagagtttttcatgGCTGGACAGTTTAAAACTCCACCAGAAATCACATAATGGAGTGAGAGATCATTTGTGTTCGgagtgtgggaagagctttaTTAGAGCTGACTATCTGAAAGAACATcaaagaattcatactggagaaaaaccttacaagtgctcaTCTTGTGACAAGAGTTTCGCTCAGTCTGCACACCTGAAATCGCATGAgcgagttcatactggagagaagccgtactGTTGTACTCGGTGTGAGAAGAGTTTTAGACATTTATCAAGCCTTCTCACTCGTGTGAAAATACGTTGCAAGTGA
- the LOC137005180 gene encoding zinc finger protein 180-like, giving the protein MCFDCGKSFSTSTTLTYHQRTHTGEKPYKCSYCDKRFIQSTHLKEHEQVHTGEKSKDNKPYTCSQCGKSFSRNGNLKTHIRIHSGGKPFTCTQCGKSFASQLGLKFHLRIHSGEKPYNCDQCGKDFISPSNLKKHLKVHSGEKPCVCSLCGKSFSRLDSLKLHQQTHNEVRDYMCCDCGKSFTKACDLKRHQRIHTGEKPYKCSYCDKSFIQSAHLKSHERVHTGEKPYYCTRCEKSFRHSTGFRIHLLRHSGEKTFYCDQCDTKFILSSDLKQHQKVHSGEKPYVCSVCGKSFSWLKSFKLHQKTHNKVKDHLPVSD; this is encoded by the exons ATGTGCTTTGACTGTGGGAAGAGCTTTTCTACATCTACCACACTGACATATCACCAAAGAActcatactggagaaaaaccttacaagtgctcatattgtgacaagagattcattcaGTCTACACACCTGAAAGAACATGAAcaagttcatactggagagaa ATCAAAAGATAATAAGCCGTACACCTGCTctcaatgtgggaagagtttcagtcGTAATGGAAACCTTAAAACACACATAAGAATTCACTCTGGAGGGAAACCGtttacatgcactcagtgtggaaagagttttgctTCTCAATTAGGCCTCAAATTTCATCTGCGCATTCACTCTGGAGAAAAACCATAtaactgtgatcagtgtggtaaaGATTTTATTTCGCCATCAAATCTAAAAAAACACCTAAAAGTTCATTCAGGTGAGAAGCCTTGTGTGTGTTCtctctgtggaaagagtttttcacggCTGGACAGTTTGAAACTGCACCAACAAACACATAATGAAGTGAGAGATTATATGTGTTGTGATTGTGGAAAGAGCTTTACAAAAGCTTGTGATCTGAAACGGCACcaaagaattcatactggagaaaaaccttataAGTGCTCATATTGTGACAAGAGTTTCATTCAGTCTGCACACCTGAAATCACATGAgcgagttcatactggagagaagccgtactACTGTACTCGGTGTGAGAAGAGTTTCAGACATTCAACAGGTTTCAGAATTCATCTGCTCCGTCATTCTGgggaaaaaacattttactgtgatcagtgtgatacaaaatttattttatcatcaGATCTAAAACAACACCAGAAAGTTCATTCAGGTGAGAAGCCTTATGTGTGTTCTgtctgtggaaagagtttttcatgGCTGAAAAGTTTTAAATTGCACCAGAAAACGCACAATAAAGTGAAAGATCATCTCCCAGTTTCAGACTAG
- the LOC137004364 gene encoding zinc finger protein 271-like translates to MEFIKEEIDMSDPEPSRIKHEETEEEIDWMEVNKQKHVLNEAKEKVQSTEAKEKAQSTEANKLHICHQCGKTFTQKGNFNVHMRVHTGEKPYTCTQCEKSFTQKKTLIVHMRIHNGEKPFTCTQCGKSFRRKGNIKTHMRIHTGEKPYTCVQCGKSFTYLTGLNYHLLRHSGEKQFNCDQCDKKFIWLQNLKEHLKIHSGERPYLCSVCGKSFSRSNEFKVHQKIHNEVKDHVCCDCGKSFIRAENLKRHERTHTGEKPYKCSYCDKSFAQSGNLKLHERLHTGEKPYHCTQCERRFKCSSNLLVHTKSCKRAKTKKKT, encoded by the exons atggagtttattaaagaggagattgacatgagtgatccagaaccatccagaataaaacatgaagaaactgaggaaGAAATAG actGGATGGAAGTGAATAAGCAAAAACATGTATTGAATGAAGCAAAGGAGAAAGTGCAGAGCACCGAAGCAAAGGAGAAAGCGCAGAGCACCGAAGCTAATAAGCTGCACATCTgccatcagtgtggaaagacttTTACACAAAAAGGAAACTTTAATGtacacatgagagttcacactggagagaaaccgtatacatgcactcagtgtgaaaagagtttcacacaaaaaaaaacccttattgtacacatgagaattcacaatGGAGAGAAACCGTTTACATgtactcagtgtggaaagagttttagaagaaaaggaaacattaaaacacacatgagaattcacactggagagaaaccgtatACTTGcgttcagtgtggaaagagtttcacatatTTAACTGGTCTCAATTATCATCTGCTTCGTCACTCTGGAGAAAAGCAATTTAACTGTGATCAGTGTGATAAAAAGTTTATTTGGTTACAAAATCTAAAAGAACACCTGAAAATTCATTCAGGCGAGAGGCCTTATCTGTGTTCTgtctgtggaaagagtttttcacggAGTAATGAATTTAAAGTGCATCAGAAAATACATAATGAAGTGAAAGATCATGTGTGTTGTGactgtgggaagagcttcaTTAGAGCTGAGAATCTGAAACGGCACGAGAGAActcatactggagaaaaaccttacaagtgctcaTATTGTGACAAGAGTTTTGCACAGTCTGGAAACCTGAAATTACATGAGCGacttcatactggagagaagccgtaccaCTGTACTCAGTGTGAGAGGAGGTTTAAATGTTCATCAAATCTTCTCGTTCACACGAAAAGTTGCAAGCgagcaaaaactaaaaaaaagacTTAA